The following nucleotide sequence is from Halococcus saccharolyticus DSM 5350.
CTCGTAGCCTGCGATCGAGACGGTGCCGAGGTTGACGACCGCGATCACCTGGCGACCGAGGAGTTCCTCGCGGTCGTAGCGCGTCAGCCCGGCCGCCGACTGGAGGCGTTCGCCGCCGAAGTCGACGTCGAGTTTGTAAACATCCTTTCGCGCCTCGGGGAACTCCTCGACGGCGACGATCTCGCCGACGCGCATCTCCACGTCGTCGAGGAACGCTTCAGGGTCGATGTCGGGTTCGTCGATGCCCATGAATCTCGTGTGTCGTCGGGTGTCATGACTGCACCGGAACCCGCGCGGCGGTCGGTGCGGTCGGTGGCCGCGGTGCGGTAGCGATGGCGGGGGCGGTGCAGCGGCGGTGGCGGGAGCGGTGCGACGGCGGTGCGGACCTCGGTGGATGAAGGGCGAGCGACCGAAGGGAGTGAGGGCTTCGGCGGTGCTGTGCGGTTGCGGAGGCGGAAAACGCTAGCAGTTCTACCGCGAGCGAGGCCGCAGGCCGAGTGAGCGGGCCGAGGAACCCCCGAGCGACGCGAGGGGGTGACGAGGCTTTTGATCCACATTTTGCCAGCGAGGGAGCGCGTAGCGCGACTGAGCGCAGCAAAAGGTGGGCGTTAGAAATCGCGCCGCATCGCGATCTCGAACCAGGGACAGAGTCGGAGCTGTCGGTACCACCGTGGATTCTCGTGGAGATGCTCGTAGGGTGCCCACAGCAGGCCGGCGACCTCGCTCTCGTCGGGATCGAGGTCGGTGTCCGAGAGGGTGGCCTTCAGCACGGTGCAGACCTCGTGCTCGACGCCTTCGTCGTAGTAGTAGCGTTTGTACTCGAAGCGGTCGGTCACCCGGACCTCCTCGTACTGGTCGGCGGTGATGCCGAGTTCGTCGACCAGGCGCTCGCGGGTAGCCTCGACCTGGGTCTGTCCCTCGACAGGGTGGGAGGCAACGGTGCCGTCCCAGAAGGTGTCCCAGAGGCGCTTTTCCGGGCTACGTTGGGCGAGCAGGATGCGGCCGTCCTGATCGAAGACCAACACCGTGAACGCGCGGTGGCGAGTCCCGTCGCCGGTGTGGGCGTCGAGGCGGTTGACCGTTCCCGTCGACTCGTCGTCGGCGTCGACCGCGATCACGTCCTGGCCGGCGTTCGGGTGGGCCGTCCCGGCGTCCGCACTGGGTGAGTCGGGCGTGCTCATGGATGGGTCTCGCGGAGGGGCCTCAAAGCGGCTTCGACTCCCGGCAGAGTGGATCGTCGCTGGGGCTGTGCGGCCGCCGATCCGAACGCAGATGGACGAGAATCAGTCCAGCGGTTCCGGGTCGATCTCGTAGCCTTCGCCGACCCGGATCGAGAGCGCCTCGCGCGCCGTCTCGACGTCGAGGTCGCGCGCCGAGAGCATCTCGCCGTCGAGGCTGAACGTCCCCGGCTCGCCGTCCCGGACCGACACCGAGAGCGAAGTGGTGTCGAGCCGGGTGATGTTCGACGTGTCGGTCCCTAGCAGCCGCCGGATGGCGGCCTCGCCGACGAGTTCCCCGGTCGGCCGGTTTTCGATGATGGTGACCTCGAACCGGCCATCCTCCATGTCGGCCTGGGTGTGACCCTCGACGGGGAACCGACGGCCGTTCCCGATGAGAACGAACGCCGCCTCGCCGCGCCACGACTCCTCGTCCGCGGCGGTCTCGACATCGAGCGTGAGTCCCTCGAACGACGCGGCGGTTTGGACGGTGTTCATCACGTACGCGAGCACGCCGAAGCTGTCTTTCATGTCGGCGGTGGTCTCGGAGCTCGCGTCGGCGGTCAGCCCCGCGATCGCGGAGTTGACGAACGGTCGGCCGTTCGCGATCCCGAGATCGATCGCCCGGGTGTCACCGGTTTCGAGCACCGCGAAGGCTTCTTCGACGTCGTCGACACCGACGTTGCCGGCGAAGTTGTTGCCGGTTCCCGTCGGGACGACCCCGACGGTCGTCGAATCGAGTGCGTCGGCGTCGTAGAGGCCTCGGACCACCTCGTGGATCGTCCCGTCGCCCCCGGCGGCCGCGACGAGGTCGGCGTCGGCCGCTTCGCGGGCGAAATCGATGGCGTCGCCGGCCTCGTTGGTCTCGCGAACGGTGAAGTCGTGATCGGCGGCGAGTTCGTGGATCCGCTCGGTGTGATCGGCGCTCCCGCTCACCGGGTTCAAGACGAGAACCCGCGACGCCTCGATCCCGACGTCGGTGGCGTGGCCGCCGTCGGCGCGGATGGATCGCCGGCGGGTCGGGGTCGTGAGTGCCGATCGTTCGGTCATGGGCCACCGATTGCGGACGGAACAGCAAAGGGCTGCCGGCTCCACCGTCGGCTGTGTACCGGATCGACCTCCACGCACACACGCGATTCTTCCACGGTCATCGGCGGCTCGGCGACGCCTACGACCCGCTCGGGGTCCGGTTGCTCGCCGGGACCGCGCGCCTCCGCGGGCTCGACGGGGTCGCCACCACCAACCACGACTACTACCGCTCGTTCGACGACGAACTCGCCGGCGTCGCGATCATCCCCGGAATCGAGGTCTCGACGACGAAGGGCCACGTGCTCGTGGTCGGCCCCGATCCACCGTCAGAGACGGTCCGTGGAGAGCTCACACCCACAGAAGTCGTCGAGATCGCGCACGAGCGGGACTGTGCCGCGATCATCGCTCATCCTTATCGGAACTCGACAGTCAGAGAGGTCGATGCGTCGTTCGATGCCATCGAAGTCAACGGCAAACATCCCCGGACGCGGGCGTGGGTCGAACGCCTCGCCGACCGCCACGGCCTCCCGATGACCGGCGGCAGCGACGTCCATTACCCGCCGGAAGTGGGCCGGGCGTACACCGCGGTCGACGTCACCGAACCGACCCCCGAGAACGTGGTCGCAGCCATCAAGGACGGACGGGTCGAGCCACGAGTCGACGACTGGCTGCCCTACCAGATCATCGGCCGACTCTACCGGTACATCCACGAGGACAGCGACCAGTTCGACCGACCGGAATGGGCGACGCCCGGTGTCGGCGCACCACCGGAGGACGACTGACGGCGGTCGTTCGGGATCGAAACACAATCTCTTTGACGAGTTCCAGTGACAGATCGGCCATGCCGATGTACGCACGGGACGAACCGACCGAGTGCCGCCCCATCGGTCGGTGGGAGAATGGCGTCGGCTGGCTGGCGCATCCCCATGAGAACGGGCAGCGAGCAAGTCACGCGATCCGCGGCGACGACGGCGTGTGGATCATCGATCCGCTCGACGCGCCGGGCGTTGACGACCTACTCGAAGCAGTCGGCGAGATCGCTGGCGTGGCGGTTCTCTCCGATTATCATGCCCGGGGTGCAAGCGCCATCGCCGAGCGTCACGGCGTGTCGGTGCACGTGCCACGGTGGCTGGACCGGGCCGCGGCGCGGATCGATGCACCGGTCGAGCGGTTCGCGTGGTCGCTCGGCGATAGCGGATTCGTGGTCCAGCGGTACGCACCGTTTCCCGGCTGGAACGAGGCCATCGCGTACCGCGAGTCGGATCGGACGCTCTACGTGCCGGAGGCGCTCGGGACCGCGCCACTGTTTACCGTCGGTGCGGAGTGGCTCGGAATCTACCTGCTGTGTCGAGCGCTCCCACCGCGGAATCTGCTCGTTGACCTCGAACCCGAACGAGTCCTCGTCGGCCACGGTGAGGGAATTTTCGACGATGCCGCGGCAGCGCTGTCGGACGCACTCGACGGTGCGCGCCGGCGGTTTCCACACGCCGTGGTGACCAACGGGAGAGCACAGCTCCGCGCTGGTATCGAGGCGCTTGGGGACTGACGACGACTACCCTACCCGCGGCGTTCGTCGAGGATCAGCCGGGTCTTGGTACTCACGACGTCATCGAGTTCGCGAGCCTGGGTGATCAGCGCGTTTACCGCGGTCGTATCGGCTGCATCGACGACGAGCACCACGTCCTCCTCGCCCGAGACCTGCCAGACGAAGTCAACCTCGGGCCACTCGGTCATCCGCTTCGAGACCGCCGAGGTGTCGACGTCGACCGCGACGCCGACTTCGATCATCGCTTTGATATTACCGGTTCGGGTGGTCACAGTGAACCGTTCGATGGTTCCGTCGTCGACGAGTTGCTCGACGCGGTTTCTGACCGTTCCCTCCGAAGTCCCCACCTGCTCGGCGATTTCGGTGTAGGGAGTTCGGGAGTCCCGCCGGAGGACGTTCAGGATGCGGCGATCGAGGTCGTCCATTCGCGATCGTACCCGTCGCCGGCACTTCACGATTACGAATATCGTAACCTTGTTTCGAACACAACGGTTATTACGGGTGAGTTCGTGCGCATATCGTAATGACGGATGCCTACGTGGCGATCGAGGGCGGCCACGTCCTGACTGGGCGTGCGCGCGCACCGGGCACGGCCCGTGGTGAACTGGTTTTCACGACCGCCTACACCGGCTACGAGGAGAGTCTCACCGATCCATCCTACGCCGAACAGGTGCTCACCTTCTCGTACCCGTTGATCGGCAACTACGGCGTCCGAGACGAGCGCTTCGAGTCGGATCGCGTCCAGCCCACGGCGGTTCTCGCACGAGAACTCACCGACGACGTTGCCGAGTGGCTCGAAGCGGAGGGCGTCCCCGCGATCGACCACCTCGACACCCGCGACGTCGTGACTGACGTCCGCGAAGAGGGTGCGATGGAGTGTGGGATCGCCGCCGGTCCCGACGCGACCTCCGAGGACGCGCTCGCCGAACTCGATCGGTGCAAGGGGATGAGCGAGCACACTGACATCGGTGCGACGGTCAGCGTCGACGAACCCGCACGCTACGAGGGCGGCGGGGCGTATGAGGTCGCGCTGATCGACTGCGGCGCGAAGGGCTCGATCCGGTCGTCGCTGCTCGAACGTGGTGCGGACGTCACCGTGCTGCCGTACGACGCCACGCCAGAAGACGTCAGGGCGGTCGACCCGGACCTCCTGTTCGTCTCGAACGGTCCTGGCGATCCCGAGAACTTCGAGGCCGCCCAAGCGCTCGTCGAGGAGTTCGCGGGCGAGCTCCCGCTCGCGGGCATCTGTCTCGGCCAGCAGATCGTCGCGGCGGCGCTCGGCGGTACCACCGAAAAGATGGCCTTCGGCCACCGTGGCGTGAACCAGCCGGTTCAGGATCTCGACTCCGGCCGCGTGGTGATGACGACCCAGAACCACGGCTACACCGTGACCGACCCCGGCGAGCTCGACGTCACGCAGATCAACGTCAACGACGACACGCCGGAAGGGCTCGCGAGCGACGCACTCGACGTCATCACCCGCCAGTACCACCCTGAGGCGAACCCTGGCCCGCACGACTCGCTCGACTTCTTCGACGACGTGCTCGCGATGGCGGACGCCCAGCAGATCGCCCCGACCGCGGACTGATCGTCGATCCTCGGCCGTCACCCTGGAGCAAACCGAGTGAGCCGAGTCGGTAGATCGGTGCTCGTCAGTGCCGTTCGGTCGCCGGCCGCGCTGTTTCTTTCGACTCGTCCGGTGATTCGATCGCAGCGGCATCCGAGCGCGTAAGACCCGGAAACTCAGTCGTGGCACAGTCAACGCAGTAGTGGTTGTGTTCTACGGACGTAGTGACGACGGGAATCCCGGCAAGACAGATCTCTTCGCGGTAGCGCCGGACCAACCCCTGGTTCAGTCGTGAGCCACAGCTCACACACCGTTCCGTCCAGCCTTCCGAAGCGTGGAGCACGCGCTCGTCGACGCTCCGGACTCGTCCAAGCCGGGTGAGCGAGTGGCGACGATCCAAGCGGCGACGAAAGCGCGGGTTCACGAACACACCGAAGAGAACGAGCGCCGAAGAGATGAGCACGACCGCAGGCGTCAGTACTGGATCAGCCAGTCCCTCTATGGCATACCCGATCTGTACGACGATGCCGAGCACGCCCAATCCCACCAGCATCCAGCCAGCGACGGCGTAGAGAAGCTCCGACACCACGGTAGCGAGTCTGTGGGATTCTGATTCCTTCGCCGGCATATGTGAGAAAACAGTAACGATACCAATATAACTATTGGAGGAGTTGCCAGCGAAAGTAGGACGGTCACCACCGGAAACTCCGGCACACCAAGCAACCGAAATCGCTTTGCAAAGGGACGGCGTTTTGTCGCTCTCGATCCGTTCGGTGCGGTAGGTATATGCGTTCGGACTGGCAATATCTGCTGCATCAGTGACGCGGTTTCAACGCGGTTCACGGAGTACGCCCCACCGGGGCAGTTCACAATCATGGAGGACTCAGCGAAGTATCTGATTCACGCGGACGTCACCGCCGAGGGGGTGGTGGAGCGCAACGACGTTGTCGGCGCGGTCTTCGGCCAGACTGAGGGTCTGCTCGGCGACGATCTCGATCTCCGAACGCTCCAGGACGCCTCGAAGGTCGGCCGGATCGACGTGACGATCAACTCTCGCAACGGCCAGTCGTTCGGCCGTATCACCATCGCGAGCGGGCTCGACAAGGTCGAAACGGCGATCCTCGGCGCGTCGCTCGAAACCATCGACCGGATCGGGCCGTGTCGCTCGACCGTCGACGTCGACCGAATCGAGGACGTCCGGGCGGCCAAACGCCGCGAGGTGGTCGATCGCGCGAAAGCACTGCTGGGCGCGTTCGAGGAGACCACGATGAGCTCGGCGGAGCTCGTCGAGGCCGTCCGCGAGAGCGCACGCACCGGAGAGATCACCACCTACGAGGGACTACCGGCCGGCCCACGGGTCGCCGACGCCGACGCGATCATCGTCGTCGAGGGGCGGGCGGACGTGCTCACTCTGCTCGGGTACGGCGTCAAAAACGCCATCGCGGTCGAGGGAACCAACGTCCCCGACGCGGTCGCTGCGCTCACCACGGAACGCACGACGACTGCCTTCCTCGACGGTGACCGTGGTGGCGACCTGATCCTGAAGGAACTCGATCAGGTCGGCGACGTCGACTACGTCGCGGTCGCGCCCACAGGCGAAAGCGTCGAGGACCTCTCGCGCGAGGCGGCGCTGTCTGCGCTCCGCGAGAAGGTCGCCTACGATCTCGTCGCGGGCGCGAGCAGCCCGCGCGAGGCCGTCGCCGCCACCGACGGCAGTTTGCGGCCCGCACCCGAGAGCGCCGGACCCGCGCCGCCGGTCGAACCCGACGGTATGGCCGGACCGAACGCCCTCGCTGGCCAGGTCGAGACAGCGGTGGACGACGCTGCCGGCGATTCGGCGACCGAATCGGCCGCATCGACGGAACTGCCTTCGACGGAACCGGATTCGACGGACAAAGGGGACGAAACCGGGGAGCAGGCAACGACCGAGAGAGCCGGATCGGCCGGAGGCGACGCTGGCGGTGAGACGACCGGCGAGACGGACGAACCGGGAAGCGACGAACCAGCGGACAGCGATCCGACGGACGACGAGTCGCCCGACACCGAACCGGACGCCGCGCCCGAGCCCGAAACGCTTCAGGGACACGTCAGAGCGGTCATCGACGACGGATCCGAGCTCGTCCGGCTGCTCGACACCGAGTTCGAGACGGTGGCCGAGGCCCCGGCGGCGGCGGCGTTCGATACCATCGCCGAGGCGACGGCGGTGCCAGCGAGCGTGGTGCTCGACGGCGAACTCTCCCAGCGCGTGCTCGACATCGCCGCTCAGCGCGGCGTCGAGCAGATCGTCGCGCGTTCGGAGGGCGAGTTCGTCAAGAAACCCACCGGCGTTCGGGTGCGAACGGCGGCTCAGCTCCGACCCGAATCCGACGGGGAGGCCGATTCGTCGTCAGCGCCTGGCAAGTCGACCTCGGACTGACGGACGAGCAAGAGACCGTCGTCGCCGTCGTAGTGGCCCGGCAACCGCTCGGCGACCGTGAAGTCGTGGCGCTCGTAGAACCGTCGTGCGTCCGTGGCGTCTGCGCGGGTCGTGAGTCGGAGTTCGCTGTCGCCCACGCGTTCGATGAGTGCAGTGAGAAGCGCCGAGCCGTGGCCCGACCCTCGATGATCGGGCGCGACCGCGAGTTCGGCGAGGTAGGCGGGATCGCCCGTGATCGCGAGCGCGTAGCCCACCGGCGGCTGTCCGGCGACGAGGACCAACGGTGGGCCGTCGATTCCCGCGTGGAGGAGGTCGGGCCACGTCGAATCGAGCGATGTCGACTGAATGGCGAGCAGCGTCGTGAGGTCGTCGCGGATCGCCTCGCGCGTCATCCCGGTGCGAGGCCGATACTCACGGCGAGTGCCGCACAGACCAGCGCGGCCGCGAGCGTCGCGAGGAAGTTCACGGTCCGGTTGTCGAACTCCAAACTGCCGAGCAAACCGAGGTCTCGGTCGGTTCCCGCAGCGTCGTTCGCACCCGGGAGGAGACTGTCGAAGCGCTGGTTCTCGAACAGCGCCCCGAGGAGGCTGTCGACCACCATTCCAGCAACGCCTGCTGCGGCGATGATCGCCGCGCCAGCAGGAGTCACGTCGAACACGAGCGCGGCAAGTCCGGCGACCAGCGCCGCACCGCCGAGTCCGGCGAGTACACCCTGCCACGTCACGCCGCCGTCAGTGCCTGGCGGAACGGGTTCGAGCGTCGTGATGAGTCGCGGCGTATCGTAGAGGCCGCCGATCTCACTCGACAGCGTATCGGCCATCGCGGCGGCGATCGATCCGGCGAAGACGAATCGGAACAGTTCGCCGCCGGCGGGATGCAGCGGGGCCGCGGCGTAGCCGAGCACCGCCGCCAGTGCGACCGCGGCGTTCGCGAGGACGTTCCCGCTGCCGCGCGCGCCGCCGTCGTCCTCGGCGATTCCGCGCTGGCGCTTCCGGTCGTATCGGAACTTGGTGGCGAGCCCGCCGCCCGCGAAGAAGGCGATGAGGAGCGCGAACCAGCCGAATCCGCCGAGGACGATCATCAACAGTCCCGAGAGCACCCCCGTCACCATCCCCGGGATCGAGGCGGTGTCGAGCGCGTACGCGAGATACCCGAACCCGGCGGTGACCGCGAGCGCGAGACCGATCCCGGTGGCAGGGACCGACGGCGAGAGGGCGGCCAGCAGCCAGAGGAGCAGCCCCATCGAGAACAGCACGAGGGGATCGTCGCGTTCGAACAGCACCGATCGCACCAGCGCGCCGAGCAACGCCCCGCTGGCAGCGTAAAAGACCGCGAGTGCGGGTGGTGGCGCGGGGGCCGCGAGTCCGACCACGAGCTGGCCCGCCACACCCGCGAGGGTCCCACCGACCACGAACCCGACGACGCCCGCGATCGGCGTCCCCCGCCACTCCTGGGCCACCGCCTCAGCGAAAGTGCCGCCCGAGAGCACGAGCACGCTCGCCACGAACACGAACATCGGCATGTCGAACACCGACGAGAACAGCGCGAGCCCCGCGATGGCGAGCGCGAAGCCAGCGAGCCCGTAGAGCGTGCGCTCCTGACGATCACCGGACCGGGCGAACAGCTCGAACACCGGCCCGTCGTCGATCACGAAGGCCGCGAGGCCGGCGATCAGCGCGAACGGGGCCGCGATCGCGGGGCCGAAGAGGGGCGCGGCGAGCGAGAGCGCGCCGACGAGTGCGAACGCGCCCGCCCGCCGGACGGTGGATGTCACTGCCCGTCGTTTCGCCGATGGCCACTTAACACTCCCGAAGCCCGGAACCGGCAGGTGTGACACGGCGAACCGCCGGTTTCGTCGGCGCGAGCCGTGAGTTTTAGGCGCACCCCGCGAGTAGTCGGCGTGTGGGACTCTACGATCGGTATCTCGCCAGCCGGGTCCGTCGGAACCCGGCCCCGCTGCCCGAGCGGGTCGCGGTGGTCATCGCCGAGCGCGATCTCCTGGAAGACGGAGCCTACCGTACCCTCGAAGACTGTTTCGCGTGGGCGTTCGAGTACGGAGCCGACCGCGTACTGGTGTACGTTAGCGTGCTCGATACCGGCGCTGTGCCCGCCATCCGACGAGTCTTCGAGCGGTGTGACGCACCGCGCGAACTCGCGGTCCGGGGGCCCGACGACGCCGAGCGCGCCGACGCCCCCATCCAGGTCAGTATCGGTCTCGGCGGCAAACACGAGTTCGCGGCGGCAGTACGCGGGGTCGCAACCCAGGTCGAGGCCGGCACGCTCGCACCCGGCGACGTCGACGGCGACGCGATCGAGGAGCGGCTGGTCTTTCCGATCGATCCCGATCTCGTGATCAAGACCGGTGCGGAGCGCCTCTCGGATTTCATGATCTGGCAGTCCGTGTATTCGGAGCTCCACTTCACCGACGTAAACTGGCGAGACTTCCGGAAGCGCGACTATCTGCGGGCTCTCCAGGACTATCAGAACCGA
It contains:
- a CDS encoding tRNA-binding protein — translated: MGIDEPDIDPEAFLDDVEMRVGEIVAVEEFPEARKDVYKLDVDFGGERLQSAAGLTRYDREELLGRQVIAVVNLGTVSIAGYESQCLVTGVDAADGVVHLQPESEVENGTRVY
- a CDS encoding NUDIX hydrolase, giving the protein MSTPDSPSADAGTAHPNAGQDVIAVDADDESTGTVNRLDAHTGDGTRHRAFTVLVFDQDGRILLAQRSPEKRLWDTFWDGTVASHPVEGQTQVEATRERLVDELGITADQYEEVRVTDRFEYKRYYYDEGVEHEVCTVLKATLSDTDLDPDESEVAGLLWAPYEHLHENPRWYRQLRLCPWFEIAMRRDF
- a CDS encoding diacylglycerol/lipid kinase family protein; translation: MTERSALTTPTRRRSIRADGGHATDVGIEASRVLVLNPVSGSADHTERIHELAADHDFTVRETNEAGDAIDFAREAADADLVAAAGGDGTIHEVVRGLYDADALDSTTVGVVPTGTGNNFAGNVGVDDVEEAFAVLETGDTRAIDLGIANGRPFVNSAIAGLTADASSETTADMKDSFGVLAYVMNTVQTAASFEGLTLDVETAADEESWRGEAAFVLIGNGRRFPVEGHTQADMEDGRFEVTIIENRPTGELVGEAAIRRLLGTDTSNITRLDTTSLSVSVRDGEPGTFSLDGEMLSARDLDVETAREALSIRVGEGYEIDPEPLD
- a CDS encoding CehA/McbA family metallohydrolase, with protein sequence MYRIDLHAHTRFFHGHRRLGDAYDPLGVRLLAGTARLRGLDGVATTNHDYYRSFDDELAGVAIIPGIEVSTTKGHVLVVGPDPPSETVRGELTPTEVVEIAHERDCAAIIAHPYRNSTVREVDASFDAIEVNGKHPRTRAWVERLADRHGLPMTGGSDVHYPPEVGRAYTAVDVTEPTPENVVAAIKDGRVEPRVDDWLPYQIIGRLYRYIHEDSDQFDRPEWATPGVGAPPEDD
- a CDS encoding Lrp/AsnC family transcriptional regulator, encoding MDDLDRRILNVLRRDSRTPYTEIAEQVGTSEGTVRNRVEQLVDDGTIERFTVTTRTGNIKAMIEVGVAVDVDTSAVSKRMTEWPEVDFVWQVSGEEDVVLVVDAADTTAVNALITQARELDDVVSTKTRLILDERRG
- the carA gene encoding glutamine-hydrolyzing carbamoyl-phosphate synthase small subunit; protein product: MTDAYVAIEGGHVLTGRARAPGTARGELVFTTAYTGYEESLTDPSYAEQVLTFSYPLIGNYGVRDERFESDRVQPTAVLARELTDDVAEWLEAEGVPAIDHLDTRDVVTDVREEGAMECGIAAGPDATSEDALAELDRCKGMSEHTDIGATVSVDEPARYEGGGAYEVALIDCGAKGSIRSSLLERGADVTVLPYDATPEDVRAVDPDLLFVSNGPGDPENFEAAQALVEEFAGELPLAGICLGQQIVAAALGGTTEKMAFGHRGVNQPVQDLDSGRVVMTTQNHGYTVTDPGELDVTQINVNDDTPEGLASDALDVITRQYHPEANPGPHDSLDFFDDVLAMADAQQIAPTAD
- the dnaG gene encoding DNA primase DnaG, with translation MEDSAKYLIHADVTAEGVVERNDVVGAVFGQTEGLLGDDLDLRTLQDASKVGRIDVTINSRNGQSFGRITIASGLDKVETAILGASLETIDRIGPCRSTVDVDRIEDVRAAKRREVVDRAKALLGAFEETTMSSAELVEAVRESARTGEITTYEGLPAGPRVADADAIIVVEGRADVLTLLGYGVKNAIAVEGTNVPDAVAALTTERTTTAFLDGDRGGDLILKELDQVGDVDYVAVAPTGESVEDLSREAALSALREKVAYDLVAGASSPREAVAATDGSLRPAPESAGPAPPVEPDGMAGPNALAGQVETAVDDAAGDSATESAASTELPSTEPDSTDKGDETGEQATTERAGSAGGDAGGETTGETDEPGSDEPADSDPTDDESPDTEPDAAPEPETLQGHVRAVIDDGSELVRLLDTEFETVAEAPAAAAFDTIAEATAVPASVVLDGELSQRVLDIAAQRGVEQIVARSEGEFVKKPTGVRVRTAAQLRPESDGEADSSSAPGKSTSD
- a CDS encoding GNAT family N-acetyltransferase codes for the protein MTREAIRDDLTTLLAIQSTSLDSTWPDLLHAGIDGPPLVLVAGQPPVGYALAITGDPAYLAELAVAPDHRGSGHGSALLTALIERVGDSELRLTTRADATDARRFYERHDFTVAERLPGHYDGDDGLLLVRQSEVDLPGADDESASPSDSGRS
- a CDS encoding DUF92 domain-containing protein, with the translated sequence MTSTVRRAGAFALVGALSLAAPLFGPAIAAPFALIAGLAAFVIDDGPVFELFARSGDRQERTLYGLAGFALAIAGLALFSSVFDMPMFVFVASVLVLSGGTFAEAVAQEWRGTPIAGVVGFVVGGTLAGVAGQLVVGLAAPAPPPALAVFYAASGALLGALVRSVLFERDDPLVLFSMGLLLWLLAALSPSVPATGIGLALAVTAGFGYLAYALDTASIPGMVTGVLSGLLMIVLGGFGWFALLIAFFAGGGLATKFRYDRKRQRGIAEDDGGARGSGNVLANAAVALAAVLGYAAAPLHPAGGELFRFVFAGSIAAAMADTLSSEIGGLYDTPRLITTLEPVPPGTDGGVTWQGVLAGLGGAALVAGLAALVFDVTPAGAAIIAAAGVAGMVVDSLLGALFENQRFDSLLPGANDAAGTDRDLGLLGSLEFDNRTVNFLATLAAALVCAALAVSIGLAPG
- a CDS encoding undecaprenyl diphosphate synthase family protein, translating into MGLYDRYLASRVRRNPAPLPERVAVVIAERDLLEDGAYRTLEDCFAWAFEYGADRVLVYVSVLDTGAVPAIRRVFERCDAPRELAVRGPDDAERADAPIQVSIGLGGKHEFAAAVRGVATQVEAGTLAPGDVDGDAIEERLVFPIDPDLVIKTGAERLSDFMIWQSVYSELHFTDVNWRDFRKRDYLRALQDYQNRQRRYGQ